One Chondrinema litorale genomic window, TATTTACTTCATAATATTTCTTGTAATTGATAATTCATTTGGGCAAACTCTAAAAATTACGGGATATGATGATCAGACTAGAAGAAAATATATAGCTAACTACACAGATAACTATTTAAATGGTCAATATTATGAATATGTAGGGAAGAAAAAAGTATTAGAAGGATATTTCTCAAAGGGTTTTAAAAGCGGTACTTGGCTTTATTATCATGATAATGGCAAATTGGCTATAGAAGTAAACTATGATGAAAACGAATTAAATGGGATAGCTAAAGAGTTTGACAGTAAAGGAAGAATAAGGGCAAAAATATCTTATAAAGATAACCAAAGACATGGAACCTGTTTTATTTATTCACCTAAAAAGGATGAACTTTATTTAACAATTAACTATAATAAAGGTGAGTTAGAAGGAGAAGTAATTGAAAATGACGAGAGGTCTAAAACAATCATCAATTACTCAAAAAATAAAAGAAATGGAGCAGGTGGCTTTATTGATGCGAATGGAGACTTTAATAAAATAACTGAATATCAAGATGGAAAAGTTGTAGATGATTATATAGTTTATAACCTCTCTTTAAAGCCTAAAGAGAAATACTTGATAAATCCAAGAGGGGAGTTTTATAAGAAAATTATCTATGAAGGTGAACAGATAGTAGAAGAAGTACTTTTGGGTAACATTGACACTTCATTTATGTATTCTAAATATATGTGGGAAGAAGAAAAAGTAAAGTTTCTTTTAT contains:
- a CDS encoding toxin-antitoxin system YwqK family antitoxin — translated: MTKTQFFIYFIIFLVIDNSFGQTLKITGYDDQTRRKYIANYTDNYLNGQYYEYVGKKKVLEGYFSKGFKSGTWLYYHDNGKLAIEVNYDENELNGIAKEFDSKGRIRAKISYKDNQRHGTCFIYSPKKDELYLTINYNKGELEGEVIENDERSKTIINYSKNKRNGAGGFIDANGDFNKITEYQDGKVVDDYIVYNLSLKPKEKYLINPRGEFYKKIIYEGEQIVEEVLLGNIDTSFMYSKYMWEEEKVKFLLFYVENGESNILAPIYYSE